From Leptotrichia wadei, one genomic window encodes:
- the dusA gene encoding tRNA dihydrouridine(20/20a) synthase DusA, which produces MKNKISIAPMVDRTDRNFRNFVRMINKDVLLYTEMITAQAILNGDLDYILGFDEVEHPIVLQIAATNPKEAYQAVKIAERYAYDEINLNVGCPSDKVSGNMMGAYLMAFPEEVANIVKAMKDATDKPISIKHRIGIDGKNILPDTFERTLLDKYEDMMNFIHITEKSGVNKYIIHARIAILAGLDPKQNRSIPPLRYDEVYRVKKENPNLHIEINGGVKTVEEVDEHLKHVDSVMLGREIYDNPMILTEFGKYYGSEEKINITRKEIIEKMIHYVENMEKQNLRPHLFLMHTHGLFYNVRGSKAWKRAINETNTNSETLRKLLKKM; this is translated from the coding sequence GTGAAAAATAAGATAAGTATAGCTCCGATGGTTGACAGGACAGATAGAAATTTTAGAAATTTTGTGAGAATGATAAACAAAGATGTTTTATTGTATACGGAAATGATAACGGCACAGGCAATTCTTAATGGAGATTTGGACTACATTTTGGGATTTGATGAAGTGGAACATCCAATTGTGCTGCAAATTGCGGCAACTAATCCAAAAGAGGCTTATCAGGCTGTAAAAATTGCTGAGAGATATGCTTATGATGAAATTAATCTGAATGTTGGGTGTCCTTCGGATAAAGTTTCAGGAAATATGATGGGTGCTTATCTTATGGCATTTCCAGAAGAAGTTGCAAATATTGTAAAAGCAATGAAAGATGCAACAGATAAACCGATTTCTATAAAGCATAGAATTGGAATTGATGGAAAAAATATATTACCTGATACTTTTGAACGAACATTGCTTGACAAATATGAAGATATGATGAATTTTATTCATATTACTGAAAAATCTGGAGTAAATAAATATATTATTCACGCACGAATAGCAATATTGGCAGGACTTGATCCAAAACAAAACAGAAGCATACCGCCACTTAGATATGATGAAGTTTATCGTGTGAAAAAAGAAAATCCTAATTTGCATATAGAAATTAATGGTGGAGTAAAAACAGTTGAGGAAGTTGATGAGCATCTAAAACACGTGGATTCTGTAATGCTAGGTCGTGAAATTTATGACAATCCTATGATTTTGACTGAATTTGGAAAATATTATGGAAGTGAAGAAAAAATAAATATTACACGTAAAGAAATTATTGAAAAGATGATTCATTATGTTGAAAATATGGAAAAGCAGAATCTTCGTCCACATTTATTTTTAATGCATACTCACGGATTATTTTATAATGTACGTGGCAGCAAGGCTTGGAAAAGAGCAATTAATGAAACAAATACAAATTCTGAAACATTAAGAAAATTGTTAAAAAAAATGTAA
- a CDS encoding M48 family metallopeptidase — protein MKKYSKILFLITAVTMISSCTVAPLTGRRQLKLVSDESVAESSISSYRELIQQAGAKGLLANNTPDGQRLRRIGGRMSAAVEKYLNENGMSKKISGLQWEFNLIKTKEINAFAMPGGKIAFYTGIMPVLNSDSGIAFVMGHEIGHVIGGHHAEASSNNALAGIAAGVTDALTGGNIISSLVSDGLSITLLKFNRTQEYEADKYGMIFMAMAGYNPSEAITTLERMDSIGGSQGAEILSTHPSGKNRIEAARKFLPEAMKYYNAK, from the coding sequence ATGAAAAAATATTCAAAAATATTATTTTTAATTACAGCGGTAACAATGATTTCCAGTTGTACGGTAGCACCGCTTACAGGAAGAAGACAATTAAAATTGGTTAGTGATGAAAGTGTGGCAGAAAGTTCAATTTCTTCATACAGAGAACTTATTCAACAGGCTGGAGCTAAAGGGCTATTGGCAAATAATACTCCTGATGGACAACGGTTGAGAAGAATTGGCGGAAGAATGTCGGCGGCAGTTGAAAAATATTTGAATGAAAATGGGATGTCTAAAAAAATATCTGGTTTACAATGGGAATTTAATTTGATAAAAACGAAAGAAATAAATGCATTTGCTATGCCAGGCGGAAAAATTGCTTTTTATACTGGAATAATGCCAGTCTTGAATAGTGATTCTGGAATTGCCTTTGTAATGGGGCATGAAATTGGACACGTTATTGGAGGACATCATGCTGAAGCTTCAAGTAATAATGCTCTTGCTGGAATTGCGGCAGGTGTGACAGATGCATTGACAGGTGGAAATATTATATCTTCTTTAGTTTCCGATGGACTTTCTATTACTCTTTTAAAATTTAATAGAACTCAAGAATATGAAGCAGATAAATACGGAATGATATTTATGGCAATGGCTGGCTATAATCCATCTGAAGCAATTACGACTCTTGAAAGAATGGATTCGATAGGTGGAAGTCAAGGTGCAGAAATTTTATCTACACATCCATCTGGAAAAAACAGAATTGAAGCAGCTAGAAAATTTTTACCTGAAGCAATGAAATATTACAATGCAAAATAG
- a CDS encoding DUF4291 domain-containing protein, whose translation MKGLVMRKEEERNIYAVFDDKTIRVYQAYNNEIADEALKLGRFGSKFSLNRMTWIKPSFLWMMYRSSWASKQGQERILAIDLKREGFDEIVKNSVLSSFREVSDLSKEEWKEKLENSEVRCQWDPDRDIYGNPIERRAIQLGIKGETVRKYINEWIVNITDITDKVIEMRNSIQNGTFSESMLPQEKKYILND comes from the coding sequence ATGAAAGGATTAGTTATGAGAAAAGAAGAGGAAAGAAATATTTATGCTGTATTTGATGATAAAACAATAAGAGTTTATCAGGCATATAACAATGAAATAGCAGACGAGGCTTTAAAATTAGGAAGGTTTGGAAGTAAGTTCAGTTTAAACAGAATGACTTGGATAAAGCCATCATTTCTTTGGATGATGTACAGAAGTAGTTGGGCTAGCAAGCAAGGACAGGAAAGAATACTGGCAATAGACTTGAAAAGGGAAGGATTTGATGAAATAGTGAAAAATTCTGTACTTTCATCTTTTAGAGAAGTTTCTGATTTATCTAAGGAGGAATGGAAAGAAAAATTGGAAAATTCAGAAGTAAGATGTCAATGGGATCCTGATAGGGATATTTACGGCAATCCAATAGAAAGAAGAGCGATACAGTTAGGTATAAAGGGAGAAACAGTGAGAAAATATATAAATGAATGGATTGTAAATATAACGGATATAACAGATAAAGTTATTGAGATGAGAAACAGTATTCAAAATGGAACTTTTTCAGAATCTATGCTTCCTCAAGAGAAAAAATATATTTTGAATGATTAG
- a CDS encoding toxin-antitoxin system YwqK family antitoxin — translation MLKKSIIVLFSCLSINILSSAAAVPKVYAKRSSEYSAQSSRALTSYYSTVDNVAIAGNFATVKETGQPFTGVYVEFDKTGNAQAVRNYQNGALNGPMFLYYQNGNLQKVVNYANGVREGEDIDFYGNGNSKTIRNYKNGMLNGASYDFDEFGRLTSSLEYANNIKNGKEVKVSNGIVTNENTYANGQLNGETKSYYSNGIVRSNGNYSRNYRNGQWTWNYENGTKKLIENYQNGIITDILGYSRNGSKEREMKLVNGNGNFTQYYDNGKVKAQGALRNYKAYGNWTFYNKDGYVTDTQAF, via the coding sequence ATGTTAAAAAAATCAATAATAGTATTATTTTCATGTTTATCTATAAATATCTTGTCATCAGCGGCAGCAGTTCCAAAAGTTTATGCTAAAAGAAGCAGTGAATATTCAGCCCAGTCTTCACGTGCATTAACTTCATACTATAGCACAGTTGACAATGTTGCAATTGCCGGAAATTTTGCTACAGTAAAAGAAACTGGACAGCCGTTTACTGGAGTATACGTTGAATTTGACAAAACTGGAAATGCTCAGGCTGTTAGAAATTATCAAAACGGTGCATTAAATGGGCCTATGTTTTTATACTATCAAAATGGTAATTTGCAAAAAGTTGTAAATTATGCAAATGGTGTAAGAGAAGGTGAAGATATCGACTTTTACGGAAATGGTAATTCTAAAACTATAAGAAATTACAAAAATGGAATGTTAAATGGTGCAAGTTACGATTTTGATGAATTTGGACGTTTAACTTCATCGCTTGAATATGCAAACAATATAAAGAACGGAAAAGAAGTAAAAGTTTCAAATGGAATTGTCACAAATGAAAATACTTATGCAAATGGACAATTAAACGGAGAAACAAAATCATACTATTCCAACGGTATTGTACGTTCAAATGGAAATTATTCCCGTAATTACAGAAATGGGCAATGGACTTGGAACTATGAAAATGGTACAAAAAAATTAATCGAAAATTATCAAAATGGTATTATTACCGACATTTTAGGCTATTCAAGAAACGGTTCAAAGGAACGTGAAATGAAATTAGTAAATGGAAACGGTAACTTCACTCAATATTATGACAACGGAAAAGTCAAAGCACAAGGAGCTTTGAGAAATTACAAGGCTTATGGAAACTGGACTTTTTATAACAAAGATGGTTATGTGACAGATACACAAGCATTTTAG
- a CDS encoding RNA-guided endonuclease TnpB family protein — protein sequence MKYNLVFKYRIYPNKEQELLINKTFGCVRFVYNTILYTANKIYEETGKNKIITPASLKSENQFLKEVDSLALSNAQLNVRRSFTNFFQKRAKFPRFKSKKNNVKSYTTNCVNNSIRIEENKYLVLPKLKRIKLKYHREIPKNYRIKSVTLTNCNGNYYVSILTEFEKEIQKNPSNNKVIGLDFSMSELFISSENQRADYPKYFRMLEEELKKLQKSLSRKVKFSKNWYKQKAKISKLHEYIKNCRRDFLHKLSKKLSEDYNAVVVEDLNMKGMSQALNFGKSVGDNGWGMFLRMLEYKLMFLGKQFLKIDKWFPSSKTCSKCGNVKEKLELSERSYKCECCGIEIDRDYNAALNIKNIGKAMLEY from the coding sequence ATGAAATATAATTTGGTATTCAAATACAGAATTTATCCAAATAAAGAGCAGGAATTATTGATAAATAAGACTTTTGGATGTGTTCGTTTTGTTTACAATACAATTTTGTACACTGCGAATAAAATTTATGAAGAAACTGGAAAAAATAAAATAATTACACCTGCCAGTTTGAAAAGTGAAAATCAATTTTTGAAAGAAGTGGACAGTCTTGCACTTTCAAATGCTCAATTAAATGTGAGACGATCATTTACGAATTTTTTTCAGAAGAGAGCAAAATTTCCAAGGTTCAAATCTAAAAAGAATAATGTTAAAAGTTATACAACAAATTGTGTGAATAATTCGATACGAATTGAGGAAAATAAATATTTGGTCTTGCCAAAATTGAAAAGAATAAAATTAAAATATCATAGAGAAATACCAAAGAATTATAGAATAAAGTCGGTAACATTGACAAACTGTAATGGAAATTACTATGTTTCTATTTTGACGGAATTTGAAAAAGAAATTCAAAAAAATCCAAGTAATAATAAAGTGATTGGACTTGATTTTTCGATGTCTGAACTATTTATCAGTTCTGAAAACCAAAGGGCTGATTATCCAAAATATTTTAGAATGTTGGAAGAAGAATTGAAAAAATTACAGAAATCATTATCGAGAAAAGTGAAGTTTTCTAAAAATTGGTATAAGCAAAAAGCGAAAATATCAAAATTGCATGAGTATATTAAAAATTGCCGAAGAGATTTTTTGCATAAATTATCGAAAAAATTGTCTGAAGATTATAATGCTGTGGTTGTTGAAGATTTGAATATGAAAGGGATGAGCCAGGCATTAAATTTTGGAAAAAGTGTAGGAGATAATGGATGGGGAATGTTTTTGAGAATGCTTGAGTATAAACTGATGTTTTTAGGAAAGCAATTTTTGAAGATAGATAAGTGGTTTCCATCGTCGAAAACTTGTAGTAAATGTGGAAATGTTAAAGAGAAACTGGAATTATCAGAAAGAAGTTATAAATGTGAGTGCTGCGGGATTGAAATTGATAGAGATTACAATGCGGCATTGAATATAAAAAACATTGGAAAAGCGATGTTGGAATATTAA
- the asrC gene encoding sulfite reductase subunit C — MSIDLNRKVVTKNAYRVTKDRSKTALRVRVPGGAVTAEIMGLVADIANTYGDGNVHITTRQGFEVLGINWKDIEKVNKMVQPIMEKLDINYKDKDKGYAAAGTRNVAACIGNKVCPKGAYNTTELAKKIEKVIFPNDFHFKVALTGCPNDCQKVRMHDFGIIGMAKPELDESRCVSCGMCERKCKKLSTGAISYKNYKPVRDHQRCIGCGECVLNCPTGAWTRSPKKYYKLAIMGRSGKQNPRLAEDWLFWADEESIIKIMKNTYEYVDKYIDRSLPKEHIGYIVDRTGFEEFKKWALKGVNLPEETVMVNNIYWGNGIKYQGIL; from the coding sequence ATGAGTATTGATTTAAATAGAAAAGTTGTTACAAAAAATGCATATAGAGTGACAAAAGACAGATCAAAAACTGCACTTCGTGTAAGAGTCCCAGGCGGAGCAGTTACAGCGGAAATAATGGGCTTAGTTGCAGACATAGCAAATACTTACGGAGATGGAAATGTGCATATTACAACTCGTCAAGGATTTGAAGTTTTGGGAATCAATTGGAAGGACATTGAAAAAGTCAACAAAATGGTTCAGCCAATTATGGAAAAATTGGATATTAATTACAAGGATAAAGATAAGGGATATGCGGCTGCAGGGACAAGAAATGTGGCAGCTTGTATTGGAAACAAAGTTTGTCCAAAAGGGGCCTACAATACAACTGAACTTGCAAAAAAAATAGAAAAAGTAATTTTCCCAAATGATTTTCACTTCAAAGTAGCTCTAACTGGTTGTCCAAACGACTGTCAAAAAGTGAGAATGCACGATTTTGGAATAATCGGAATGGCAAAGCCTGAACTAGATGAATCAAGATGTGTTTCGTGTGGAATGTGTGAAAGAAAATGTAAAAAATTGTCAACAGGAGCAATTTCATATAAAAATTATAAACCTGTGAGAGATCATCAAAGATGTATTGGCTGTGGTGAATGTGTTTTAAACTGTCCAACAGGTGCATGGACAAGATCACCTAAAAAATATTATAAACTTGCAATAATGGGAAGAAGTGGAAAACAAAATCCAAGACTTGCTGAAGATTGGCTATTTTGGGCAGATGAAGAATCAATTATAAAAATTATGAAAAATACTTATGAATACGTTGACAAATATATTGATAGAAGCCTTCCAAAAGAGCATATCGGTTATATTGTTGACAGAACTGGATTTGAAGAATTTAAAAAATGGGCTTTAAAAGGTGTAAATTTACCTGAAGAAACTGTTATGGTAAATAATATTTATTGGGGAAATGGTATAAAATATCAAGGAATATTGTAA
- a CDS encoding pheromone cAD1 o protein encodes MKKFLVILIFLLNALGFSALKNGIYSVEKRYDGNWNSFVKLTVRDGKIIGAQYDRKNQNGELFSMSQNSFRDIALEISRSLINSQSVSSVTGKDAKAVSEFKEMSNFLIDKANNGETGDFQM; translated from the coding sequence ATGAAAAAATTTTTAGTTATCTTAATATTTTTATTAAATGCTTTAGGATTTTCAGCATTAAAAAACGGTATTTATTCTGTTGAAAAAAGATACGATGGAAATTGGAATTCATTTGTAAAATTAACAGTTAGAGATGGGAAAATAATCGGTGCTCAATATGATAGAAAAAACCAAAATGGTGAATTATTTTCAATGAGCCAGAATTCATTCAGAGATATAGCTCTTGAAATCTCAAGAAGCCTTATAAATTCACAAAGCGTAAGTTCTGTAACAGGAAAAGATGCAAAAGCAGTATCAGAATTTAAAGAAATGTCAAACTTTTTGATAGATAAAGCCAATAATGGCGAAACTGGAGATTTTCAAATGTAG
- the asrB gene encoding anaerobic sulfite reductase subunit AsrB: protein MNTNTLNTINMDEQDIIDMNIYFPTVHKLLFIEKVTELEWLFRVEYKNGKVNAGQFMQVSLPGVGESPISVANFDLEEGYLDFLIRKVGKVTDKIFELKAGDRIFLRGPYGNGFPIEEYKNKHIVMVVGGSGIAPVRPIIEYFTKHPEEMKSFKIIVGYKNYESVIFEKEFSRWRENIEILVTLDNAESARNLGKTENEFHEGMVTKYIPDLKIENMDETEFIVVGPPIMMHFACLEILKLNVPVEKIWVSFERKMSCAVGKCGHCKIDETYICLEGPVFKYDKAQKLLD, encoded by the coding sequence ATGAATACTAATACATTAAATACCATAAATATGGATGAGCAAGATATAATAGATATGAATATATACTTTCCAACTGTTCACAAACTTTTATTCATTGAAAAGGTTACAGAGCTGGAATGGCTATTTCGTGTAGAATATAAAAATGGAAAAGTAAATGCTGGGCAATTTATGCAAGTTTCGTTGCCAGGAGTTGGAGAATCTCCTATTTCTGTTGCCAATTTTGACTTGGAGGAAGGATATCTTGATTTTTTGATTAGAAAAGTTGGGAAAGTTACAGATAAGATTTTTGAATTAAAGGCAGGAGATAGAATTTTTTTAAGAGGTCCTTATGGAAATGGTTTTCCAATTGAGGAATATAAAAATAAACATATTGTAATGGTCGTTGGAGGAAGTGGAATTGCACCAGTTCGTCCGATTATTGAATATTTTACAAAACATCCTGAAGAAATGAAGTCTTTTAAAATAATTGTAGGTTATAAAAATTATGAAAGCGTTATTTTTGAAAAAGAATTTTCACGTTGGAGAGAAAATATTGAGATTTTAGTCACTTTGGATAATGCTGAAAGTGCGAGAAATTTAGGAAAAACGGAAAATGAGTTTCACGAAGGAATGGTGACTAAATATATCCCAGATTTGAAAATTGAAAATATGGATGAAACTGAATTTATCGTAGTGGGACCGCCAATAATGATGCATTTTGCTTGTCTTGAAATTTTGAAATTAAATGTACCAGTTGAAAAAATATGGGTTTCATTTGAGAGAAAAATGTCGTGTGCGGTTGGAAAATGTGGGCACTGCAAGATTGATGAAACATACATCTGCTTAGAAGGGCCTGTATTTAAGTATGACAAGGCACAAAAATTGTTGGATTAA
- a CDS encoding FAD-dependent oxidoreductase, whose translation MKIVVIGCTHAGTAAILNLRKMNPEAEVTVFERNDNISFLSCGIALYVGGIVKDPKGLFYSSPEKLKELNVDTKMKHEVKNVDIEGKKIHVVNLENGNEFDETFDKLIITSGSWPIIPPIEGIDLNNILLCKNYNHSNEIIERAKNSQKIVVVGAGYIGVELVEAFRDNGKEVVLVDAEERILSKYFDKEFTDVAEESIKQRGIVLATGEKVLKFEGSNGNVAKVITDKNEYEADMVIMCVGFLPSTSLFKGQLEMLPNGAIKVDEYMRTSNKDVMAAGDCCSVFYNPLQKEVYIPLATNAVRMGTLAGINLFENKIRHIGTQGTSGIKIYENNMAATGLTEESAKEEGIEVESVIAVDNYRPEFMPTYEKVTLKVIYDKNSRVILGAQLTSKIDLTQSINTLSVCIQNKMTIEELAFVDFFFQPHYNKPWNFLNLAGLNALK comes from the coding sequence ATGAAAATTGTGGTAATTGGATGTACGCATGCTGGGACGGCGGCAATTTTGAATTTGAGAAAGATGAATCCTGAAGCGGAGGTAACTGTATTTGAAAGAAATGATAATATTTCGTTCCTTTCTTGCGGGATTGCTTTGTATGTTGGAGGAATAGTGAAGGATCCTAAAGGGTTGTTTTATTCTTCTCCTGAAAAATTAAAGGAATTGAATGTTGATACAAAGATGAAACATGAAGTTAAAAATGTTGATATTGAAGGTAAAAAAATTCATGTTGTAAATCTTGAAAATGGAAATGAATTTGATGAAACTTTTGATAAATTGATTATTACATCAGGTTCTTGGCCGATTATTCCGCCAATTGAAGGAATTGATCTAAATAATATTTTGCTTTGTAAGAATTATAATCATTCAAATGAAATTATTGAAAGGGCAAAAAATTCTCAAAAAATTGTTGTTGTTGGTGCTGGGTATATTGGAGTGGAACTTGTGGAAGCATTTAGGGATAATGGGAAAGAAGTTGTGCTGGTAGATGCTGAAGAAAGAATTTTGAGTAAATATTTTGATAAGGAATTTACAGATGTTGCTGAAGAATCAATTAAACAAAGGGGAATTGTACTTGCAACTGGGGAAAAGGTTTTGAAATTTGAAGGAAGTAATGGAAATGTGGCAAAAGTAATTACTGACAAAAATGAATATGAAGCTGATATGGTAATTATGTGTGTTGGATTCTTGCCAAGTACTTCACTATTTAAAGGACAGCTGGAAATGTTGCCAAATGGAGCGATTAAAGTTGATGAGTATATGCGAACAAGTAATAAGGATGTTATGGCGGCAGGAGATTGCTGTTCGGTATTTTATAATCCTTTACAAAAGGAAGTATATATTCCGCTTGCGACAAATGCTGTGAGAATGGGAACATTGGCAGGTATAAATTTATTTGAAAATAAAATTAGACATATTGGGACACAAGGGACTTCTGGAATAAAAATTTATGAAAATAATATGGCAGCAACTGGATTAACAGAAGAAAGTGCAAAAGAAGAAGGAATAGAAGTGGAAAGCGTAATTGCTGTCGATAATTACCGTCCTGAATTTATGCCAACTTATGAAAAAGTAACATTAAAAGTAATTTATGACAAAAACAGCAGAGTAATTTTAGGGGCACAATTAACTTCTAAGATTGATCTGACACAATCAATTAATACATTGTCAGTATGTATTCAAAATAAAATGACAATAGAAGAATTGGCATTTGTTGACTTTTTCTTCCAGCCTCATTATAATAAACCTTGGAATTTCTTAAATTTGGCAGGATTGAATGCTTTAAAATAA
- a CDS encoding formate/nitrite transporter family protein, whose translation MRNNQTLEQVSNAAESKVQLLKNSKGKYFLSAFMAGMFIGLGILLTFTVGGVSSGLPTNKILMGVSFGIALSLVVVFGMELFTGNNMVGVTGMLNKTITFKDMIFMWIAAYIGNVVGSVVLAIIYVFSNSASKPVVDFIVKVSKAKVAALPQELFFKGILCNILVCLAVLAGIKLKEETARLIMVFWCLFAFITAGFEHSVANMTLLMMGIMYKGITLNGYFYNLLFVTLGNIVGGGFIGYACYYLGRKEIKK comes from the coding sequence ATGAGAAATAATCAAACTTTGGAACAAGTGTCAAATGCTGCGGAAAGTAAGGTTCAGTTGCTAAAAAATTCTAAGGGAAAATATTTTTTATCGGCATTTATGGCAGGGATGTTTATTGGATTGGGAATTTTATTGACGTTTACGGTTGGAGGAGTTAGCAGTGGATTGCCAACTAATAAAATTCTTATGGGAGTCAGTTTTGGGATAGCACTTAGTCTTGTAGTTGTGTTTGGAATGGAGCTTTTTACGGGAAATAATATGGTTGGAGTAACAGGAATGTTAAATAAGACAATAACTTTTAAAGATATGATTTTTATGTGGATAGCGGCTTATATTGGAAATGTTGTTGGATCAGTTGTACTTGCCATTATATATGTTTTTTCAAATTCTGCTTCAAAGCCTGTTGTAGATTTTATTGTGAAAGTTTCAAAGGCTAAAGTTGCAGCTCTACCGCAAGAATTGTTTTTTAAAGGAATTTTATGTAATATTTTAGTATGTCTTGCTGTTTTGGCTGGAATAAAGTTAAAGGAAGAAACTGCTAGGCTAATAATGGTTTTTTGGTGTCTTTTTGCATTTATCACTGCTGGATTTGAACATAGTGTTGCTAATATGACGCTTTTAATGATGGGAATCATGTATAAGGGAATTACTTTGAATGGATATTTCTATAATTTGCTGTTTGTAACATTGGGAAATATTGTTGGTGGAGGCTTTATTGGGTATGCCTGTTATTATTTGGGAAGAAAGGAAATAAAAAAATAA
- the asrA gene encoding anaerobic sulfite reductase subunit AsrA: MKISLNRENFNSALEKLKREYKIYAPIEIPFRGTFSDTSVIRYSEIDKIEEICFDKKSHFSAKEVMLPITQTMFYFTEDGCTMPKEEDKKYLIFLRSCDLHSVKRVDEVYLNNKFLDIYYKRVRDKVKFVVFGCPNSFENCFCVDMKTNKTDEYNIGIKVTDDKVFADIRDDELKAYFDEVISENKENNKINENVEFEMEFVEDNEIHVDIPDNIELSDIINLDLWREYDSRCIACGKCNFVCPTCTCTTTQDVFYSENDNNGERRRVWASCHVNGFTDMAGGHSFRQRHGDRMRFKVMHKISDFKKRFGYQMCTGCGRCDDACPEYISFSNCINKLSAELKRISAEKRGEKSE, encoded by the coding sequence ATGAAAATTAGCTTAAATCGTGAAAATTTTAATTCAGCACTTGAAAAGCTGAAAAGGGAGTATAAAATATATGCCCCAATTGAAATACCATTTCGTGGGACATTTTCAGATACTTCTGTAATTAGATATTCTGAAATTGATAAGATTGAAGAGATATGCTTTGATAAAAAATCTCATTTTTCAGCAAAGGAAGTAATGCTGCCAATAACACAGACAATGTTTTATTTTACAGAAGATGGATGTACAATGCCTAAAGAAGAAGATAAAAAATATCTTATATTTCTTAGAAGCTGTGATTTGCATTCTGTGAAAAGAGTCGATGAAGTTTATTTAAATAACAAATTTTTGGATATTTACTATAAAAGAGTAAGAGATAAAGTAAAATTTGTAGTATTTGGATGTCCAAATTCGTTTGAAAACTGTTTTTGTGTGGATATGAAGACTAATAAGACTGATGAATATAATATTGGAATAAAAGTTACAGATGATAAAGTATTTGCTGATATAAGAGATGATGAATTAAAGGCCTATTTTGATGAAGTTATTTCTGAAAATAAAGAAAATAATAAAATAAATGAAAATGTAGAATTTGAAATGGAATTTGTGGAAGATAATGAAATTCACGTAGATATTCCAGATAACATTGAACTTTCTGATATTATAAATTTAGATTTATGGCGTGAATATGACAGCCGTTGCATAGCTTGTGGAAAATGTAATTTCGTTTGTCCAACTTGTACTTGTACGACAACGCAAGATGTGTTTTACAGTGAAAATGACAATAATGGAGAGCGAAGAAGAGTGTGGGCTTCATGCCATGTAAACGGATTTACTGATATGGCTGGCGGTCATTCGTTTAGACAAAGACATGGAGATAGAATGAGATTTAAAGTTATGCATAAAATTTCTGACTTTAAAAAGAGATTTGGCTATCAAATGTGTACGGGATGTGGACGATGTGATGATGCTTGTCCTGAATATATTTCATTTTCAAATTGTATAAACAAACTAAGTGCGGAATTAAAAAGAATTTCAGCTGAAAAAAGAGGTGAAAAGTCAGAATGA